A window of Primulina tabacum isolate GXHZ01 chromosome 4, ASM2559414v2, whole genome shotgun sequence contains these coding sequences:
- the LOC142542912 gene encoding putative glucose-6-phosphate 1-epimerase, translating to MWTIDDNPPPLQSVDSNGKTFIDLLLKPSDDDLKIWPQSFELRLRVLLSADGYLTLVSRIRNVNCKPFSFSFAYHTYFSVSDISEVRVEGLETLDYLDNLSNRERFTEQGDALTFESEVDRIYVSSSDAVAVFDHEKKRTFVIRKDGLPDIVVWNPWEKKSKAITDFGDEEYKVMLCVDASVMEKPVTLKPGEEWRGRLDLSVMASM from the exons ATGTGGACCATTGATGACAATCCTCCTCCTCTGCAGTCCGTTGATTCGAATGGCAAAACGTTTATCGACCTGCTTCTTAAACCATCAGATGATGATCTCAAGATTTGGCCtcaaag ttTTGAACTCCGTCTGAGGGTGCTCCTGTCTGCTGATGGATATCTGACTTTGGTATCACGGATTAGGAACGTTAATTGCAAGCCCTTTAGCTTCTCCTTTGCCTACCACACTTATTTCTCCGTCTCAGATATCAG TGAAGTACGAGTAGAGGGACTGGAGACTCTCGACTACCTCGACAATCTGAGTAACAGAGAGCGCTTTACAGAACAAGGAGACGCCTTAACTTTCGAATCTGAG GTGGATCGAATTTATGTTAGCTCTTCAGATGCAGTTGCTGTATTTGATCATGAAAAAAAGAggacttttgtgatcagaaagGATGGTCTCCCTGATATTG TGGTTTGGAATCCATGGGAGAAGAAATCTAAAGCCATTACAGATTTTGGAGACGAAGAGTATAAAGTCATGCTATGTGTAGATGCATCTGTGATGGAGAAGCCGGTTACTTTGAAGCCTGGGGAGGAATGGAGGGGACGACTCGACTTATCTGTAATGGCATCCATGTAA